Proteins from a genomic interval of Triplophysa dalaica isolate WHDGS20190420 chromosome 13, ASM1584641v1, whole genome shotgun sequence:
- the dtnba gene encoding dystrobrevin, beta a isoform X2 → MIEEAGRQGNVMADRKQIFTDMKAQNFDAIQLSTYRTACKLRFIQKKCNLHLVDVWNMIEAIRDNGLNTLDVCTEISVARLETIITCIYQQLNKRLPTTHQINVQDNTSLLLNFLLTALESDAQGRLTVFPVKVMLSVLCGGKLVDKLRYIFSQISDAHGAMVMSKFDHFLREALKLPSAVFEGPSFGYMDHFARSCFPQQKKVMLNMFLDCLMSDPAPQCLVWLPLMLRLSNVENVFHPVACSYCRLEGMTGFRYRCQQCFNYQLCQDCFWQGHASGNHSNHHQMKEHSSWKSPAKKLGRAISKSFGCVPSREPSHPIYPEYPEKPLNLSNIVPPRQGGNMNELAPPPSTGPTPPKRLPTLAAAQRMNEEHALIAAYVNKLQHSPRTLDSPSRMDEEHKLIARYAARLSTDAGNIARPANFYHDNNKQQRQLIMQLENKNREILQEIQHLRVEHEQACQQTPERVQQNPTLLAELRQLRQRKDELEQRMSSLQESRRELMVQLEGLMKLLKAQAAGSSPSHASPRSIQTPIRSPSAGSTPTYAGHTPIHGPQDSLSGVGGDVQEAFAQGTRRNLRNDLLVAADSITNTMSSLVKELNTVDDGAEDDERLQNGKDRG, encoded by the exons ATGATAGAGGAGGCGGGTCGGCAGGGGAATGTCATGGCCGATAGGAAGCAGATCTTCACAGACATGA AGGCACAGAATTTTGACGCCATCCAGCTGTCCACGTACAGAACGGCCTGTAAGCTTCGATTCATACAGAAGAAATGCAACC tgcATCTGGTGGACGTGTGGAACATGATCGAGGCGATTCGTGATAACGGTCTGAACACGCTGGACGTCTGTACCGAGATCAGCGTGGCTCGACTGGAGACCATCATAACATGTATCTATCAGCAGCTAAACAAACGCCTGCCCACCACACACCAGATCAACGTCCAGGACAACACCAGCCTGCTGCTCAACTTTCTGCTGACGGCTCTCGAGAG tgaTGCTCAGGGAAGGTTGACGGTCTTCCCTGTGAAGGTGATGCTCTCCGTGTTGTGTGGAGGAAAGCTGGTGGATAAACTGCGCT atatTTTCTCCCAAATATCCGATGCTCATGGTGCGATGGTGATGTCAAAGTTTGACCACTTCCTGCGGGAGGCGCTGAAGCTGCCTTCCGCTGTGTTTGAAGGCCCGTCGTTTGGGTACATGGATCACTTTGCCAGATCTTGTTTTCCTCAACAA AAGAAGGTGATGTTAAACATGTTCCTGGACTGTTTGATGTCAGATCCTGCTCCTCAGTGTCTCGTCTGGCTTCCTCTGATGCTTCGTCTCTCTAATGTTGAGAACG TCTTTCATCCGGTGGCATGTTCTTACTGTCGCTTGGAGGGCATGACGGGCTTTCGCTATCGCTGTCAGCAGTGTTTTAACTATCAGCTCTGTCAGGACTGCTTTTGGCAAGGTCACGCCAGCGGAAACCACAGTAACCACCACCAGATGAAGGAACACTCGTCCTGG AAATCTCCTGCTAAGAAGTTGGGTCGGGCCATCAGTAAATCTTTCGGTTGTGTTCCGAGCCGAGAGCCGTCCCACCCCATTTACCCAGAATACCCGGAGAAACCCCTCAACCTGTCCAACATAGT TCCACCCCGTCAGGGAGGCAACATGAATGAACTAGCCCCGCCCCCTTCTACTGGCCCCACCCCCCCTAAGAG gctaCCGACTCTTGCCGCTGCTCAGCGCATGAATGAGGAACATGCATTGATCGCAGCATATGTGAACAAACTCCAGCACAGCCCACG cacGTTGGACAGTCCCAGCAGAATGGATGAAGAACACAAACTCATCGCTCGCTATGCAGCTCGACTGTCCACAGACGCTGGAAACATAGCT AGACCTGCAAACTTCTACCATGACAACAATAAACAGCAGAGACAGCTTATCATGCAGCTGGAGAACAAAAACag ggagATTTTGCAGGAGATCCAGCACTTACGCGTGGAGCATGAACAGGCATGTCAGCAAACCCCAGAGAGAGTCCAACAGAACCCGACCCTGCTGGCAGAACTGAGACAGCTCAG ACAGAGGAAGGATGAGTTGGAACAGAGGATGTCTTCACTTCAGGAGAGCAGACGAGAACTCATGGTGCAGCTAGAGGGACTCATGAAACTACTGAAg GCTCAAGCCGCCGGTTCTTCCCCGAGTCACGCCTCTCCTCGTTCTATCCAGACGCCTATTCGCTCACCTTCTGCTGGCTCCACCCCCACATATGCAGGCCACACCCCCATCCACGGACCCCAGGATTCTCTCTCTGGAGTGGGTGGAGATGTTCAGGAAGCATTTGCTCAGG GTACTCGCAGAAACCTGCGGAATGATCTTTTGGTGGCAGCCGACTCCATCACTAACACCATGTCTTCTCTGGTCAAAGAGCTGAACACAG TGGATGATGGAGCAGAAGATGATGAGAGACTGCAGAACGGTAAAGACAGAG GTTAA
- the dtnba gene encoding dystrobrevin, beta a isoform X1 yields MIEEAGRQGNVMADRKQIFTDMKAQNFDAIQLSTYRTACKLRFIQKKCNLHLVDVWNMIEAIRDNGLNTLDVCTEISVARLETIITCIYQQLNKRLPTTHQINVQDNTSLLLNFLLTALESDAQGRLTVFPVKVMLSVLCGGKLVDKLRYIFSQISDAHGAMVMSKFDHFLREALKLPSAVFEGPSFGYMDHFARSCFPQQKKVMLNMFLDCLMSDPAPQCLVWLPLMLRLSNVENVFHPVACSYCRLEGMTGFRYRCQQCFNYQLCQDCFWQGHASGNHSNHHQMKEHSSWKSPAKKLGRAISKSFGCVPSREPSHPIYPEYPEKPLNLSNIVPPRQGGNMNELAPPPSTGPTPPKRLPTLAAAQRMNEEHALIAAYVNKLQHSPRTLDSPSRMDEEHKLIARYAARLSTDAGNIARPANFYHDNNKQQRQLIMQLENKNREILQEIQHLRVEHEQACQQTPERVQQNPTLLAELRQLRQRKDELEQRMSSLQESRRELMVQLEGLMKLLKDEEQRQAAQAAGSSPSHASPRSIQTPIRSPSAGSTPTYAGHTPIHGPQDSLSGVGGDVQEAFAQGTRRNLRNDLLVAADSITNTMSSLVKELNTVDDGAEDDERLQNGKDRG; encoded by the exons ATGATAGAGGAGGCGGGTCGGCAGGGGAATGTCATGGCCGATAGGAAGCAGATCTTCACAGACATGA AGGCACAGAATTTTGACGCCATCCAGCTGTCCACGTACAGAACGGCCTGTAAGCTTCGATTCATACAGAAGAAATGCAACC tgcATCTGGTGGACGTGTGGAACATGATCGAGGCGATTCGTGATAACGGTCTGAACACGCTGGACGTCTGTACCGAGATCAGCGTGGCTCGACTGGAGACCATCATAACATGTATCTATCAGCAGCTAAACAAACGCCTGCCCACCACACACCAGATCAACGTCCAGGACAACACCAGCCTGCTGCTCAACTTTCTGCTGACGGCTCTCGAGAG tgaTGCTCAGGGAAGGTTGACGGTCTTCCCTGTGAAGGTGATGCTCTCCGTGTTGTGTGGAGGAAAGCTGGTGGATAAACTGCGCT atatTTTCTCCCAAATATCCGATGCTCATGGTGCGATGGTGATGTCAAAGTTTGACCACTTCCTGCGGGAGGCGCTGAAGCTGCCTTCCGCTGTGTTTGAAGGCCCGTCGTTTGGGTACATGGATCACTTTGCCAGATCTTGTTTTCCTCAACAA AAGAAGGTGATGTTAAACATGTTCCTGGACTGTTTGATGTCAGATCCTGCTCCTCAGTGTCTCGTCTGGCTTCCTCTGATGCTTCGTCTCTCTAATGTTGAGAACG TCTTTCATCCGGTGGCATGTTCTTACTGTCGCTTGGAGGGCATGACGGGCTTTCGCTATCGCTGTCAGCAGTGTTTTAACTATCAGCTCTGTCAGGACTGCTTTTGGCAAGGTCACGCCAGCGGAAACCACAGTAACCACCACCAGATGAAGGAACACTCGTCCTGG AAATCTCCTGCTAAGAAGTTGGGTCGGGCCATCAGTAAATCTTTCGGTTGTGTTCCGAGCCGAGAGCCGTCCCACCCCATTTACCCAGAATACCCGGAGAAACCCCTCAACCTGTCCAACATAGT TCCACCCCGTCAGGGAGGCAACATGAATGAACTAGCCCCGCCCCCTTCTACTGGCCCCACCCCCCCTAAGAG gctaCCGACTCTTGCCGCTGCTCAGCGCATGAATGAGGAACATGCATTGATCGCAGCATATGTGAACAAACTCCAGCACAGCCCACG cacGTTGGACAGTCCCAGCAGAATGGATGAAGAACACAAACTCATCGCTCGCTATGCAGCTCGACTGTCCACAGACGCTGGAAACATAGCT AGACCTGCAAACTTCTACCATGACAACAATAAACAGCAGAGACAGCTTATCATGCAGCTGGAGAACAAAAACag ggagATTTTGCAGGAGATCCAGCACTTACGCGTGGAGCATGAACAGGCATGTCAGCAAACCCCAGAGAGAGTCCAACAGAACCCGACCCTGCTGGCAGAACTGAGACAGCTCAG ACAGAGGAAGGATGAGTTGGAACAGAGGATGTCTTCACTTCAGGAGAGCAGACGAGAACTCATGGTGCAGCTAGAGGGACTCATGAAACTACTGAAg GATGAGGAACAGAGACAAGCT GCTCAAGCCGCCGGTTCTTCCCCGAGTCACGCCTCTCCTCGTTCTATCCAGACGCCTATTCGCTCACCTTCTGCTGGCTCCACCCCCACATATGCAGGCCACACCCCCATCCACGGACCCCAGGATTCTCTCTCTGGAGTGGGTGGAGATGTTCAGGAAGCATTTGCTCAGG GTACTCGCAGAAACCTGCGGAATGATCTTTTGGTGGCAGCCGACTCCATCACTAACACCATGTCTTCTCTGGTCAAAGAGCTGAACACAG TGGATGATGGAGCAGAAGATGATGAGAGACTGCAGAACGGTAAAGACAGAG GTTAA
- the LOC130434763 gene encoding kinesin-like protein KIF3C: MSMKAKCGEAVKVVVRCRPLNRKEESSGYENIVQMDVKLGQVALRNPKAGPGDPLKTFTFDAVYDGCSKQSDMYDETVRPLIDSVLRGFNGTIFAYGQTGTGKTYTMQGQWLDAERRGIIPNSFEHIFTHISRSQNQQYLVRASYLEIYQEEIRDLLAKDHSKKLELKESADSGVYIKDLSSFVTKNVKEIEHVMNVGNQTRSVGSTNMNEHSSRSHAIFLITVECSQLGPDGQNHIRVGKLNLVDLAGSERQTKTGVQGERLKEATKINLSLSALGNVISALVDGRSSHVPYRDSKLTRLLQDSLGGNAKTIMVATLGPASYNYGETLTTLRYANRAKNIKNKPRVNEDPKDALLREFQEEISRLKAQLDKRGGMLTRRKRRSRRIRKIGEEDEDDVDEEEESDEEEESVEKEAQEYMKEQQEKLEREKEAIRDDHSLVAEEKQRLLEEKERMMRHLTKEQEATELLTAKFKAMESKLLVGGKNIIDHTNEQQKMLELKRHEIAEQTRREREIQQQVLVQDENTIELRETFSTLQQEVEAKTKKLKKLYAKLQSLKADIQDVNDEHVRSRQELEQTQNELTRELKFKYLIIENFIPPEEKNKIMNRLQFDAEEDQWKFQPLVPSENKLTQMKRPASAVGYKRPISQYARVAIAMGAHSRYRAENIMVLELDMTPPLVFRLDSPKSGSEMEASQDVLLENSTYREKFAAGRVRKSQSWCQSPQAISSSSSSLSLASSGSHDLPHPQNITMATANE; encoded by the exons ATGTCTATGAAAGCAAAGTGCGGCGAGGCGGTGAAGGTGGTGGTCCGGTGTCGCCCGCTGAACCGCAAAGAGGAATCGTCGGGTTACGAGAACATCGTGCAGATGGATGTGAAACTGGGCCAGGTGGCCCTGCGGAACCCCAAGGCGGGTCCGGGAGATCCTCTCAAGACCTTCACGTTCGATGCCGTCTACGATGGGTGCTCCAAACAGAGCGACATGTACGACGAAACGGTGCGGCCGCTCATCGACTCGGTTCTGCGCGGATTCAACGGCACCATCTTCGCGTACGGACAAACTGGCACCGGAAAGACGTACACCATGCAGGGCCAGTGGCTGGATGCGGAGCGCCGCGGCATCATCCCCAACTCGTTCGAGCACATCTTCACGCACATCTCCCGCTCCCAGAACCAGCAGTACCTCGTCCGGGCGTCGTATTTGGAGATCTACCAGGAGGAGATAAGGGACCTGCTCGCCAAAGATCACAGCAAGAAGCTGGAGCTGAAGGAGAGCGCCGACTCGGGCGTCTACATCAAAGACCTGTCCTCCTTCGTGACCAAGAACGTCAAGGAGATCGAGCATGTGATGAACGTGGGCAACCAGACCCGGTCGGTGGGCTCCACCAACATGAACGAGCACAGCTCCAGATCTCACGCCATCTTCCTCATCACGGTGGAGTGCAGCCAGCTCGGTCCAGATGGCCAGAACCATATCCGCGTGGGCAAACTTAACCTGGTGGACCTGGCCGGCAGCGAGAGACAGACCAAAACGGGCGTCCAAGGAGAACGCTTGAAGGAGGCCACCAAGATAAACCTGTCCCTCTCCGCTCTGGGAAACGTCATTTCCGCCTTGGTGGACGGGCGAAGTTCTCACGTACCCTACCGTGACTCCAAACTCACTCGCTTGCTTCAGGATTCGCTGGGAGGGAACGCGAAAACCATCATGGTGGCCACGCTGGGACCGGCATCCTACAATTATGGGGAGACCCTGACCACCCTGCGTTACGCCAACCGGGCTAAGAACATCAAGAACAAGCCGCGTGTCAACGAGGACCCCAAAGACGCCCTGCTGAGAGAGTTTCAGGAGGAGATCTCCCGGTTGAAAGCGCAGCTAGACAAACGCGGCGGCATGCTCAccaggaggaagaggaggagcaGGAGAATTAGGAAGATTGGAGAAGAGGATGAGGACGACGTGGATGAGGAAGAAGAGAGTGATGAGGAAGAGGAAAGTGTGGAGAAGGAGGCGCAGGAGTACATGAAGGAGCAGCAGGAGAAGCTGGAGAGAGAAAAGGAGGCCATCAGAGATGACCATTCCTTGGTGGCGGAGGAGAAACAGAGACTCCTGGAGGAGAAAGAAAGGATGATGAGACATCTGACGAAGGAGCAAGAGGCCACTGAACTCCTCACTGCCAAATTTAAG GCGATGGAGAGTAAGCTGCTGGTTGGTGGGAAGAACATCATTGATCACACCAATGAGCAACAGAAGATGCTTGAGTTGAAACGGCATGAGATCGCTGAAcag acacGCAGGGAAAGAGAAATACAGCAGCAGGTCTTGGTTCAGGATGAAAATACAATAGAACTCAGAGAAACATTCTCCACTCTGCAACAAGAAGTggaagcaaaaacaaaaaaactcaaaaag ctGTATGCAAAGCTTCAGTCTCTGAAGGCAGATATTCAGGATGTAAACGATGAACATGTGAGAAGTCGACAGGAGCTGGAACAAACTCAAAATGAACTGACCAGAGAACTCAAATTCAA GTATCTGATTATAGAGAATTTCATCCCTCCTGAAGAAAAGaataaaattatgaacagaCTTCAGTTTGACGCTGAGGAAGATCAGTGGAAGTTTCAGCCTCTCGTCCCGTCAGAGAA TAAATTGACGCAGATGAAAAGACCCGCCTCCGCCGTGGGATACAAGCGACCAATCAGCCAGTACGCTAGGGTTGCCATAGCGATGGGAGCTCATTCCAGATACAGG GCGGAGAATATAATGGTTCTAGAACTGGACATGACTCCTCCTCTCGTGTTTCGACTGGACTCCCCAAAGTCTGGATCAGAGATGGAAGCGTCTCAAGACGTGCTGCTGGAGAACTCTACTTACAGAGAGAAATTTGCAGCAGGACGGGTGCGAAAATCTCAGTCGTG GTGCCAGTCTCCACAAGCCATCTCCTCCTCAAGCTCCTCCCTCTCTCTAGCATCCTCAGGGTCCCATGATCTGCCACACCCACAAAACATCACCATGGCTACGGCAAATGAATGA